GGGGACAAAGTCTTTCTTATTCTAATTGATAACTTCCGCTTCGATCAATGGCGTCTGATCAAAGAGATTCTGAGTGAATTTTATATTTTTGATTCGGAAGAGATTTACTATAGCATCTTGCCAACAGCCACGCAATATGCACGAAATGCTATTTTTGCAGGATTAATGCCGCTGCAAATTGAACAAATGTTTCCTGATTTATGGATTGCTGAAGAAGAAGAAGAAAGCAAAAACATGAATGAAGAAGAGCTTTTGAAAACACAGCTACACCGGTTCAGAAAAAATTACTCTTTTTCATTTCATAAAATCTTCGATACAGATGCTGGCCAAAAACTAGTCGATCACTTATCTCAGTTAACTAACAATCAACTAAACGTTGCAGTATTAAATTTTGTTGACATGCTATCTCATGCTCGTACAGAATCAAAAATGATCCGCGAGTTGGCACATAGCGAAGATGCCTATCGCTCCCTTACCTTATCTTGGTTCCGGCATTCTTCAACCTACGAATTATTCAAAGCATTGGCCGGAAGCAATTATAAAGTCATCGTTACGACTGATCATGGTACGATTCAGGTCAACAATCCGATTAAAGTGGTAGGAGATCGCAACACTAGCGTCAATCTAAGGTATAAAATGGGGAAAAATCTGAACTACAATCCAAAAGAAGTTTTTGAAATGCTACATCCTGCAACATTCGGATTGCCCTCTTCTAATGTAAGTTCGACCTATATTTATAGCACAAAGGAAGATTTTTTCGCTTACCCTAACAACTACAACTATTACGTCAACTATTACAAAAATACATTCCAGCATGGAGGAATTTCCTTGCAGGAAATGTTGATTCCTTTTGTTACAATGTCTCCAAAAAAATAAAAAAGAACTTTTATCTATCATTTCAAAAAGCCAGAGTAAGGGCATTCAATCGACTTTGTGCCACCAAAAACTATTTGTAAATTTGCATGCAATAATTTTCAAACTATTTTTCCATGTCATTTATTGCAGATAAAGTCGTTATGGATGGACTGACTTTTGATGACGTTCTCCTTGTACCGGCATATTCAGAAATTTTGCCTCGTAATGTAAACCTCACAACTCGTTTTTCCAAACACATTGAACTGAAAATCCCTATCGTTTCAGCCTCGATGGATACCGTCACTGAATCGAAAATGGCAATCGCTATTGCACGCGAGGGCGGCATTGGGGTGATTCATAAAAATATGTCCATAACAGAACAGGCGAAACAAGTATATGCAGTTAAACGTGCCGAAAATGGCATGATCTATGACCCTGTAACCATTACTTCAGGATCAACAGTGGCTGATGCATTAGACTTGATGAGTGAATACAAAATTGGTGGAATTCCTGTGGTTGATGGACAGAAACATCTGCTCGGAATTGTAACAAACAGAGATTTAAGGTTTGAAACAGATTTGAGAAAGACCATTGATGAGGTGATGACCAAAGAAAACCTGATCACAACTGCCGTCACAACAAATCTGGACGCAGCTACAGAAATTTTACAAAAATATAAAATTGAAAAACTCCCGGTTGTCGATAAAGATGGCAAATTAGTAGGACTAGTCACTTACAAAGACATTACCAAGGCAAAAGATAAACCGTTTGCATGCAAAGATGCACGTGGACGATTAAGAGTTGCTGCAGGCGTAGGTGTCACATATGACACAATGGAGAGAGTTCAGGCATTAGCGGATGCTGATGTCGATGCCATTGTAATAGACACAGCTCATGGCCATTCAAAAGGTGTTATCGAAACATTGAAAACTGTAAAACAAAATTTTCCTCATATTGATATTGTAGTAGGCAATATTGCCACTGCCGAAGCTGCCAGAATGCTAGTTGAAGCAGGTGCTGACGCCGTTAAAGTTGGAATCGGGCCTGGTTCTATTTGTACCACCCGTATTATTGCCGGCGTCGGAGTTCCGCAGCTTTCAGCGATTTACGACGTGGCTAAAGCTCTGATCGGAACTGATGTTCCGGTAATCGCTGATGGAGGCATTCGCTATTCGGGTGATATTGTCAAGGCTTTAGCTGCAGGAGCTGCATGTATTATGGCAGGATCATTATTTGCCGGTGTGGAGGAATCTCCGGGCGAGACCATCATTTTCAACGGTCGAAAATTCAAATCGTATCGCGGAATGGGATCATTAGAAGCTATGGAAAAAGGCTCAAAAGATCGCTATTTCCAAGATGTAGAAGATGATATTAAGAAACTTGTTCCTGAAGGCATTGCAGCCAGAGTCCCTTACAAAGGTTCTTTATATGAAGTTATATATCAATTA
The sequence above is drawn from the Microbacter margulisiae genome and encodes:
- a CDS encoding PglZ domain-containing protein gives rise to the protein MNKDKILWVDDEIDLLRPYVIFLEERGYEVYTATNGQDAIEACHLQHFDIIFLDENMPGKNGLETLVEIKELSPSVPVVMITKNEAENLMDMAIGNKIADYLIKPINPSQILLALKKNLHKKEIINELTTSGYRSDFNKIGMQINDSLTYEDWIYVYKRLVYWELELSEAENEMDELLLMQKAEANSAFAKFIKRNYQKWFDDPESRPLISPDLFKKRIFPLLDNGDKVFLILIDNFRFDQWRLIKEILSEFYIFDSEEIYYSILPTATQYARNAIFAGLMPLQIEQMFPDLWIAEEEEESKNMNEEELLKTQLHRFRKNYSFSFHKIFDTDAGQKLVDHLSQLTNNQLNVAVLNFVDMLSHARTESKMIRELAHSEDAYRSLTLSWFRHSSTYELFKALAGSNYKVIVTTDHGTIQVNNPIKVVGDRNTSVNLRYKMGKNLNYNPKEVFEMLHPATFGLPSSNVSSTYIYSTKEDFFAYPNNYNYYVNYYKNTFQHGGISLQEMLIPFVTMSPKK
- the guaB gene encoding IMP dehydrogenase produces the protein MSFIADKVVMDGLTFDDVLLVPAYSEILPRNVNLTTRFSKHIELKIPIVSASMDTVTESKMAIAIAREGGIGVIHKNMSITEQAKQVYAVKRAENGMIYDPVTITSGSTVADALDLMSEYKIGGIPVVDGQKHLLGIVTNRDLRFETDLRKTIDEVMTKENLITTAVTTNLDAATEILQKYKIEKLPVVDKDGKLVGLVTYKDITKAKDKPFACKDARGRLRVAAGVGVTYDTMERVQALADADVDAIVIDTAHGHSKGVIETLKTVKQNFPHIDIVVGNIATAEAARMLVEAGADAVKVGIGPGSICTTRIIAGVGVPQLSAIYDVAKALIGTDVPVIADGGIRYSGDIVKALAAGAACIMAGSLFAGVEESPGETIIFNGRKFKSYRGMGSLEAMEKGSKDRYFQDVEDDIKKLVPEGIAARVPYKGSLYEVIYQLIGGLRAGMGYCGTATIEQLHHAKFTRISTAGVNESHPHDVTITREAPNYSRGE